From Haloplasma contractile SSD-17B:
CGTAGTCTTGCCAGAGCCAGTCGGTCCGGTAATTAGAATAAGACCACTTGAAGTTCCGATGGTAGAATAAATTAATTTGCGGTGCTCATCGAGTAATAAAAGATTGTCAATTGACTCACTTAACATGCTATTATTAATTCTAAGAACAATACTTTCATAGATCCCATTCGGAAGCGTTGATATACGGATTCGAACCATCTGCTTCCCTACATTAATATCAAATGCTCCTGATTGAGGGGTTTTCGATATATTCAAGTTCATATTACTTTTGAATTTAAGGTACAGACCAATCTTACGGTAAAAATGGTCACTGATCCGATCGATTAAATAAAGTTGATTATTCATGCGAAATTTAATGTCGCATCCACCATCCTTAATAACAAAGTGAATATCAGATGCGCGCTTTACGCAGGCCTCACTGATTAAATGACTTAAGAAATTCAAAATTTCGTTTATGGTAGCGTCCCCCTTTCATCCCTCATATATTTATTACTCGGTAAATAGTGTTTTTTCTTACAATTCCTACAAAAAAATTATTTTTTCAATTAAATATCTCTAAAAATGACAAAACCCTCTATTAATAGACAATATGTCTACAAATAGAGGATTTTTATGAATAATTAACTTAGTAATTCATCAAGTGACATGAAATATGGATTTTTACGTTTCTCAAATCCAATTGTTGTATGTACACCATGTCCTGGATAGACAATGGTCTCATCGGGTAGCGTTAATAGTTTTTTATGAATATTAGTGATCAATTTGTCTTGATCGCCGTAAGGACTAAAATCAGTACGTCCTATTGAATAGTGAAATAATGTATCACCAGTCAAAACGATTGGTTTATCCTTAAAGTAGTAACAGGCACTTCCTGGAGAGTGTCCGGGTACATGAAGCACATCAAAGGTAAATGAATCTTCAATCGTTACCGTTTTCTGCTTTAAACGATGCACCGTAATATCCGCATCTAATTTTACAGGAGACCCCTGTGCGAAATGAGCAGACATATTCAACTTGGGATCATACAACAATTTATATTCATCCTTATAAATATAGACTGGCACATCGTATTGCTTACAAACTGTATTACATGACATAAAATGATCAAAGTGTGCATGCGTTAATAAAACTGCAACTATTTCTAGGTTTTCATCCTTAACCTTATTTATAATTGCTTCTGTACTTCCGCCTGGATCAACAATGAGCGTTTTTTTATCTGGGTTTATAAGAAAATAGCAATTCGTAGAAAGTAACCCTACTGTCATCATTTCAATTTTCATCTAATCAACCTCCCCATTTTGTAGTATATTAATTAAGACATCCGTTTTATAATTTTTTTGCCAAGAATGCAGCTCCAAAGATTCCAGCATCGTTCCCTAATGTTGCTAGTTTAAACTTCGTTACCTCACTTACAGCAAAGAACGCATACTTCTTAAAGTATTTCTGTACTACATCCGTGATGATCGTTCCTGCATTTGAAACACCACCACCAAACACAAATACCTCTGGGTTATTCGTTACAGCAATTACTGAACAAATATATCCTAAGTTCTTACCAAAATATTCAACTGCTTCTAAAGCAATCTTGTCGCCTTCTTTAGCTGCATCAAATACTTGCTTTGCACTTAAATGTGGACGGTCACGCAATGTAGATGCATCATCAAGATCTGCTAATAATTTATTCGTAACGCGTACAATTCCCGTAGCTGATGCAACCGTTTCTAAACATCCACTGTTCCCGCAATTACACATGAATCCTTCATCCGCATCTGGGATAGGAGCATGACCTAATTCGCCACCTGCACCATTTACACCGTTAATAATTTGGTTATCAACGACTACTGCTCCACCAACACCTGTTCCTAGTGTAAAGAAAACAAGATTTCTAAAACCTGCTCCTCCACCTTGCCATAGTTCACCAAGACCCGCAATATTCGCGTCATTACTTACTGAGACAGGAATGTTTGTTAAAGCTTCTAAATCTGCTTTTACATTTACAACTCCCCATCCAAGGTTTACACACCTATTAACAATTCCATCGCTAACAGGACCCGGAACACCGATTCCGATTCCATTCACTTCATCTTTATTAATATTATGCGTGTTCATGTTTGTTAAAATAGCACCCGCAATATCCTTAAGAATAGTATTTCCACCATTACTTGTATCTGTTTTGATTGAGAACTTTTCGATTACCGTTCCTTCAACATCAAATAAACCTAATTTTACTGACGTTCCACCTAAATCAACACCGTATAAATACTTCTTCATCTGTATAGACCTCCTACAATCTAGTACGTTTTTTAAAATTACAGTCTTTACTATGATATCAAAAAACAGAATTAAAATAAATAAAAATTAACATTTTTTCTAAATCGTGACATTTTTTAATCGTTAAGTTGTTTGGTAAAGTTTAGTTTGTCATCACAATTTGAAATGAACTATAGTAAACGTTCCCTCATGCAACAGGTGTCGAATTTTGTAGTTTGTATAGTCCTGACTTAATTCGACACGTAAATTTGTATAGTGTTCAGAAAAATCGCTATAAAAAAAGAAACACGAACTGTGCTCCTCACTTTGGTAGAAAAAAAACCGTCATTTCTGACAGTTTTTGTTTATTTTTTCTCCTTATGTACAGTAGACTTGTTACATTTTGGACAATATTTTTTAAGCTCTATACGTTCAGGATTTTCTCTTTTATTTTTTTTAGTAATGTAATTTTCATTCTTACATTCTGTACATCGCATGATTAAGTTGATACGCATTTGTAACGCCTCCAATCGTGATTAAATTTCGAAAACTAAATGACTTAGTTTTTTAACTATTAAAATATAACATTTTTTACAACAAAATGCAAGTAAAAAAGGAGATTTTATAACCTTATAATTAAGAAAATCAAAAATAATCCACGGTTAAAAAAGCAAGCACATAGAAAAGGAGACAAATGCTTGCCTCCTTAATCAGCGTTACTTAATAGCGTCTTGATACCTTTTCTCGATTACATCCCAATCAACTAAGTTGAAAATGTTGTCAACAAAGTCAGGACGTACATTTTGATACTTTAAATAATAAGCATGCTCCCAAACATCAATAGTCATAAGTGGTGTCTTGTTAAAACTAAGTGGTGAGTCTTGGTTAAAGGTTTGCATGATTTCTAATTCCTTAGTATCGTTACATACAACTAGATACCCATAACCTGAACCGAATACTGTTTTTGAAGCAGCACCTAACTTGTCTTTAAAGTGATCATAACTACCAAATTTTTCATTAATTTTCTTAGCTAATTCACCTTTTGGATTTCCTCCACCATTTGGTGACATTCCTAACCAGAAAATATTGTGGTTATGTACCCCACCAGCAAAGTTAATGACCTTTTGACGAAAATCTTCTGGAATAGAATTAACATCTTTAAGCATGTCTTCAATTGATTTATTCAGTGCAAAGTCTTCATGTCCTTTTAGAGCAGCGTTTAATTTTGTAGCATATCCTTTATGATGCTTTTCATAGTGAATTTCAACTGTCTTTGCATCAATGTGTGGTTCTAGAGCATCATAAGAATATGGTAAATCTGCAGCTTTAAAGTCTGGCATTACTGAATCATCCCTTCAAATAAATGTTAGTTTATTGATTAAAACATCATTATCATATATAATTTATAGTGATGTTATAATAATACATATATAGTATACGCGGTAGCGTTAAGATTATGATACAGTGCGGAGGTAAATTTTATGACAATAACACATCGCAAAGACACACGAAAAGTACGAGTAGGTAGTTTATACATGGGTGGAAGCAACGAAGTGATCATTCAAAGTATGACGACAACAAAAACACATGATATAGAAGCAACCGTTAAACAAATTAAACGACTTGAAAAAGTGGGTTGTCAGGTTATTCGTGTGGCTGTACTTGGACTCGATGATGCAGAAGCAATTAAAGAAATAAAAAAACAAATAAACATACCATTAGTAGCCGACATACATTTTAATTACCGACTTGCCTTGAAGGCAATTGAAAATGGCGTTGACTTAATACGACTAAACCCTGGTAACATCGGTGCCGACGAAAATGTAAAAAAAGTAGCTCAAGCTTGTAAATTAGCAAAGATCCCGATTCGAATAGGTGTCAATACTGGTTCAATCGAAAAACACATCTTAGAAAAGTATGGTCACCCTACTCCTGAAGCTATGGTAGAGAGTGCAAAATATCATGTAGAATTACTTGAAAAGTTTGATTTTTACGATATTTTAATTTCTTTAAAGGCATCAGATGTTGATATGGCTGTAAAAGCGTACCGATTAGCTGCTGAGACGTTCGAATATCCACTTCACTTAGGAATTACAGAAGCAGGAACAAAGTTTACCGGTACGATAAAAAGTGCTATAGGTATTGGTATTATGCTCTATGAGGGGATTGGAAGTACAATTCGTGTATCATTAAGTGCCGACCCTGTTGAAGAAATTAAAGTCTGTAAACAAATACTAAAAAATGTAGGCCTTTCAAGCAAGGTTCCTACACTTATATCATGCCCTACATGTGGACGTATTCAATTTGATCTCTTCCCAGTGGCACAAGAGATTGAAGACTACCTAGAAAAAATAGAATCGGATATCAAAGTAGCCGTTATGGGATGCGCCGTAAACGGTCCTGGTGAAGCACGAGAAGCCGATATCGGAATCGCTGGTGGTAAAGGAATGGGACTCCTTATGAAAAATGGCGAAGTCATTCGCAAAGTAAAACAAGAAGACATGGTAAATGCACTGAAAGAAGAAATTGATTTAATGGTAAAAGAGCGCAGCAAATAATGTAAAAAAACAATTAAATTGACCTTACCCTACCTCTGAGTTTTTTCAGAGGTTTTTATTTTTGTAAAAATAACTTTAAATAGTAGTTCCTTAATGAAAATCATCATTCGATGATTGATCAGTCATATATACAGAAAAATAGGTAACTAATATATACAGTAATGTATAATTATGGTAATATATTATTAATTGTAAAAAAGGGGGATTCGTTATGAATAAAAGTTTCATTCTATTTAACGTCATACTTTTTATCTTTTTTATCATTATATGGTTCATTGCTGAAGATACTATATATTCTGATATTTATTATGAGTATGGTAGTAGTTGGGATAATCTTAAAGGTAAACAGTTTAATGGACTACTTCTTAAATCATTTTCACTTATTGGTGTATTAATACAAATTTATTTTGTAAATAAGAAATTAACCAATGAATAATTATCCCAAGGCCTTATGGCCTTTTTTTTTGAACAAAACTTATTTGTATTAAAATTAAAAAATCCCATATAAACGGTTTGTTTACATGGGATGACTTGTATGTAATTACTCTTCAGCGTCGTAATAAAATAAATAGTACTGTATTTGAATATCAGACGGACTTTCATCACCTGACAAATAATCAGCTTCTGTAGGTAAATTATAAGAAAATGAGGAAATATAGATCGCTCGTTTACTTTTATAAAGTTCATCAATAAATGAATTAAATTCTTCAATTGTTTCAACATCAAGTTGTAGTGTCACGCTGATCGCTTTTATATTCTCATTAAAATCCAAGTTCTCAGGAAGTGCTACATCGAAAGATAGACTTTTATCAATAATCACGACATCAGAGTTATAAGCAATACGCTCCATATACTTGCGTGTTACCTCTTCAAAATTGTAACTTGATGGGATAAAATCTTCAATTGTTTCATTCTGATAAAGTCCCTCGTTAAAAATCTTTATTTTATTATTGACCATTATTAAGTCACGTTCAGCTGTAAGGCGTTGCTGTTCTAAGGCTACGATTTCCTCATTTAGTGGACGAATGAAAAAGAACTGTGCAAAATAACTGAGCGCTACTAGTAGAGCGATTAATGTGAGCCAGATAATCCCCCGTTTTGCAAATAAATTATTCATAAATACCACCTGCCTTAGGAGCATTGTCAATATCTATAAATAACTGAAACGTTGTCTTCTGCCTAGGAATAGAATTAGGGTGAGCCTCTATATCAGTAATCGGCCCTACTCGATCTATATTCGTAATATACTCTATTAATATAGCATTATATTGAAACTGTGCTAGCTTTTCAGTTGTCTCAAATTGAATGGTTAAAATTAAGCTATGATCTGCATCCTTATACTTCACATTTTCTATAAACGTGTGATTAGGGTCAGAAAAAAGGTATTTAATTTCCTCAATTATCGTAACAAAATCTAAATTGTTATTCTCTATTTGAGACACTTCTTTATTGCTTTTAATATTGTATAAAGATTGGTCATAATCACTTAGTAAATCTTCCCTATGTGTTCGTTTCGTTTCAACACGGTACAATGCACCTTTTTTTGAATGGACTTCCTCGAGTAAATCTAAACGTGGTAAGTAAACAATAAAAAAGTTGATAATAACGAAAATTAAGACAAGAGTAAACGAAACTAAACGCAGAACGTAATCGCGTTTCTCTTTTTCAGGAAGTAGTTTTACATCAATATCGATATTAGATTTTTTATTTTTATCTTGAAAGATCATTCAATCACCTACTTATAAACTCATCGCAATAGGCAAATAGTATTTACGAAGCATAGCCCTCGGGAGTTTTGTTTTAAAATCATTAATTCGAATAAACTCAATATCAACATCTATTTTATCTCGAATTAGTTCAACTAAGTTCTTTTTAAAATCGAATTCCGTATAGAGTACAATTTTTTCTATATTTTCCTTCTTTTTTGAATACTGATATTTAAAAAAGTGGTTAACACGCTCAATAACATCCAAAATTTGTTCAACATACGCATCTTCATCATAGTCATCTAACTCAAACGTATCCTTTAACGATATAATGGGTAGATGATGATCAAAGATTGTGATGATATGCGAATTCTCTCTGATCTGAGTATACATTGTGTATTGCTGACCATCTTGGCTTTGATTTTTACTATATAAGAATAGTTTACGAGTTAAAAGTGGTGATACAAATGACTTTGTTACCGTCTTTTTAAATCGTTGAATCACCTTTAAATAGGAAGATATAATTTGTTTCGATGTTGCAAACAATATGACTTCCTTCATATTCTCTTTAGGAGAGTCTTGATACTCAAAGACATCAATAATTGGATCATTATAAGGTAAAATCTGTTGCGCTTCTTCCAACTCTAATTTTATGTGTGATTTCAGATCATTATTTGACAAGTAACTCGGTACTTCAATTTTTTTAATAACAAGTGTCGCATCAGGAACCATTAAATTGACAAGTTGTGCGTTAAGATTGTACTTTTTAAAAATCGTCCTTACGATTTTTTGAAGTAACTCTGCATCCATGATTTTACCAGAACTTATAATACCCTTTTTAAGTTTTACTTCGCCAACCTGTTTAACAGTCTTTGTTCGCTCTTCAACTAAAGCGAATCGGATATAATGATCTGTAAACATCATATTGATTACATTTTTAAAGAAAATCATAATTAACCACCTACATTTGTATAAATAAATTATAGTACCAGTCGAGTATTGCATCTCCATAAAAATAGGCTATTAATGAACCAATTGCGATAAATGGTGCAAACGGAATCGGTTGATCACGCTTGACAACGTTTAAAGCAATTAGTATGCCACCGGTTAAGGCACCTACTAGTGATGCTAGAAAGACTGAGAATAATGTTAACCTTATACCTAATACTAGTCCAATTATACCATATAACTTAATGTCGCCGCCACCCATTGCGTCTTTTTTATAGGCTTTTTTACCAATAATTGCAATTAAGTATAAAATACCAAACCCAAGAACACCAGCAATAAGATAATTAAAAAACGTTCCTAGTCCTAGACCATTAAACCCACTATTAATAAAGAGACGCTCAATAAGAATGACACTAGCAAAAAAAATGAGCACCTTATCCTCAATTAACATATATTCGAGGTCTGAAATACTAATGATAATTAAAAGACTAATAAAGGTTAACGCTACAATCAGCTCTAAATTCCAGCCAATTATATAATACCCTACAATAAATAATAACCCAGTCAACAATTCAAAAATAGGATATTTTATCGAAATTTGCGTTTTACATCCTCGACACTTTCCGCCAATAAAAA
This genomic window contains:
- the pilM gene encoding type IV pilus biogenesis protein PilM produces the protein MIFFKNVINMMFTDHYIRFALVEERTKTVKQVGEVKLKKGIISSGKIMDAELLQKIVRTIFKKYNLNAQLVNLMVPDATLVIKKIEVPSYLSNNDLKSHIKLELEEAQQILPYNDPIIDVFEYQDSPKENMKEVILFATSKQIISSYLKVIQRFKKTVTKSFVSPLLTRKLFLYSKNQSQDGQQYTMYTQIRENSHIITIFDHHLPIISLKDTFELDDYDEDAYVEQILDVIERVNHFFKYQYSKKKENIEKIVLYTEFDFKKNLVELIRDKIDVDIEFIRINDFKTKLPRAMLRKYYLPIAMSL
- the ispG gene encoding flavodoxin-dependent (E)-4-hydroxy-3-methylbut-2-enyl-diphosphate synthase, translating into MTITHRKDTRKVRVGSLYMGGSNEVIIQSMTTTKTHDIEATVKQIKRLEKVGCQVIRVAVLGLDDAEAIKEIKKQINIPLVADIHFNYRLALKAIENGVDLIRLNPGNIGADENVKKVAQACKLAKIPIRIGVNTGSIEKHILEKYGHPTPEAMVESAKYHVELLEKFDFYDILISLKASDVDMAVKAYRLAAETFEYPLHLGITEAGTKFTGTIKSAIGIGIMLYEGIGSTIRVSLSADPVEEIKVCKQILKNVGLSSKVPTLISCPTCGRIQFDLFPVAQEIEDYLEKIESDIKVAVMGCAVNGPGEAREADIGIAGGKGMGLLMKNGEVIRKVKQEDMVNALKEEIDLMVKERSK
- a CDS encoding ROK family glucokinase; its protein translation is MKKYLYGVDLGGTSVKLGLFDVEGTVIEKFSIKTDTSNGGNTILKDIAGAILTNMNTHNINKDEVNGIGIGVPGPVSDGIVNRCVNLGWGVVNVKADLEALTNIPVSVSNDANIAGLGELWQGGGAGFRNLVFFTLGTGVGGAVVVDNQIINGVNGAGGELGHAPIPDADEGFMCNCGNSGCLETVASATGIVRVTNKLLADLDDASTLRDRPHLSAKQVFDAAKEGDKIALEAVEYFGKNLGYICSVIAVTNNPEVFVFGGGVSNAGTIITDVVQKYFKKYAFFAVSEVTKFKLATLGNDAGIFGAAFLAKKL
- the rpmG gene encoding 50S ribosomal protein L33, whose translation is MRINLIMRCTECKNENYITKKNKRENPERIELKKYCPKCNKSTVHKEKK
- a CDS encoding superoxide dismutase yields the protein MPDFKAADLPYSYDALEPHIDAKTVEIHYEKHHKGYATKLNAALKGHEDFALNKSIEDMLKDVNSIPEDFRQKVINFAGGVHNHNIFWLGMSPNGGGNPKGELAKKINEKFGSYDHFKDKLGAASKTVFGSGYGYLVVCNDTKELEIMQTFNQDSPLSFNKTPLMTIDVWEHAYYLKYQNVRPDFVDNIFNLVDWDVIEKRYQDAIK
- a CDS encoding MBL fold metallo-hydrolase, which produces MKIEMMTVGLLSTNCYFLINPDKKTLIVDPGGSTEAIINKVKDENLEIVAVLLTHAHFDHFMSCNTVCKQYDVPVYIYKDEYKLLYDPKLNMSAHFAQGSPVKLDADITVHRLKQKTVTIEDSFTFDVLHVPGHSPGSACYYFKDKPIVLTGDTLFHYSIGRTDFSPYGDQDKLITNIHKKLLTLPDETIVYPGHGVHTTIGFEKRKNPYFMSLDELLS
- a CDS encoding prepilin peptidase gives rise to the protein MDAVEIIKVIYLFVVGICLGSFFNVVGLRISKGESIVHPPSSCPRCGHRIKGAELMPVLGYLFIGGKCRGCKTQISIKYPIFELLTGLLFIVGYYIIGWNLELIVALTFISLLIIISISDLEYMLIEDKVLIFFASVILIERLFINSGFNGLGLGTFFNYLIAGVLGFGILYLIAIIGKKAYKKDAMGGGDIKLYGIIGLVLGIRLTLFSVFLASLVGALTGGILIALNVVKRDQPIPFAPFIAIGSLIAYFYGDAILDWYYNLFIQM